In a single window of the Bactrocera dorsalis isolate Fly_Bdor chromosome 2, ASM2337382v1, whole genome shotgun sequence genome:
- the LOC105225126 gene encoding casein kinase II subunit alpha, whose product MTLPSAARVYTDVNAHKPDEYWDYENYVVEWANQDDYQLVRKLGRGKYSEVFEAINITTTEKCVVKILKPVKKKKIKREIKILENLRGGTNIITLLAVVKDPVSRTPALIFEHVNNTDFKQLYQTLTDYEIRYYLFELLKALDYCHSMGIMHRDVKPHNVMIDHENRKLRLIDWGLAEFYHPGQEYNVRVASRYFKGPELLVDYQMYDYSLDMWSLGCMLASMIFRKEPFFHGHDNYDQLVRIAKVLGTEELYAYLDKYNIELDPRFHDILQRHSRKRWERFVHSDNQHLVSPEALDFLDKLLRYDHVERLTAREAMAHPYFLPIVNGQIKSTNQQ is encoded by the coding sequence ATGACACTCCCAAGTGCTGCCCGAGTTTATACAGATGTGAATGCACACAAACCGGACGAGTATTGGGACTACGAGAATTATGTAGTTGAATGGGCTAACCAGGATGATTACCAGCTGGTTCGAAAATTGGGTCGTGGCAAATACTCTGAAGTATTTGAAGCTATTAATATTACAACGACGGAGAAGTGTGTGGTTAAAATCCTCaaaccagtaaagaagaagaaaattaagcgtgaaataaaaatattagagaaTTTGCGAGGTGGAACTAATATAATTACTCTATTAGCGGTTGTAAAAGACCCCGTTTCACGTACTCCCGCTTTGATATTTGAGCACGTCAATAACACCGATTTTAAACAATTATATCAAACTTTAACGGACTATGAGATCCGTTACTACTTATTTGAATTACTGAAGGCTCTGGACTATTGCCATAGTATGGGCATTATGCACAGGGATGTAAAACCTCATAACGTTATGATTGATCACGAAAATCGTAAATTGCGCCTGATTGATTGGGGTTTGGCAGAATTTTATCATCCTGGCCAGGAGTACAATGTTCGAGTGGCATCTCGATATTTCAAAGGGCCGGAGTTGCTTGTTGACTACCAAATGTATGATTACTCATTAGATATGTGGTCTTTGGGCTGTATGTTAGCTTCAATGATTTTTCGGAAAGAACCCTTTTTTCATGGACACGATAACTACGACCAACTCGTCCGTATTGCCAAAGTGCTTGGCACTGAAGAATTGTATGCATATTTAGATAAATACAATATTGAGCTAGATCCTCGATTCCATGACATTTTACAAAGGCACTCTCGAAAGAGATGGGAAAGATTTGTCCATTCGGATAATCAGCATCTTGTTTCACCAGAAGCCCTTGATTTTCTTGATAAGCTTTTGCGTTATGATCATGTTGAAAGGTTGACTGCACGTGAAGCAATGGCTCACCCCTACTTTTTACCAATTGTGAACGGGCAAATAAAATCTACCAATCAGcaataa